One window of the Triticum dicoccoides isolate Atlit2015 ecotype Zavitan chromosome 3B, WEW_v2.0, whole genome shotgun sequence genome contains the following:
- the LOC119282278 gene encoding calcium-transporting ATPase 1, plasma membrane-type produces MSYLRKKSMDFLKTFDMPPKNPSEDAQRRWREAVGTLVKNRRRRFRMVPDLDKRSQAETQRRNIQEKLRVALYVQKAALQFIDAARRVEHPLPELARQSGFSISAEELASLVRGHDTKSLRLHKGVEGLARKVNVSLADGVRSDDVGVRREVYGPNHYPEKPARTFWMYLWDASQDTTLMLLAFCAVVSVVIGIATEGWPGGMYDGLGIMLTISLVVTITAASDYKQSLQFRDLDREKKKIEIQVTRDGFRQKVSIYDIVVGDIVHLSIGDQVPADGLFVDGYSFIVDESSLSGESEPVHVSATNRFLLGGTKVQDGSSRMLVTAVGMRTEWGNLMETLSQGGEDETPLQVKLNGVATIIGKIGLAFAVLTFTVLMARFLLGKAASPGGLVTWGMADALSVLNFFAVAVTIIVVAVPEGLPLAVTLSLAFAMKKLMQERALVRHLSACETMGSASCICTDKTGTLTTNHMVVEKVWAAGGATTVSTAKGFEEFTSSALSEGFAKLLLEGVFQCSGSEVVRGKDGKTSVMGTPTESAILEFGLGVEKNTCIEHTAAAKLKVEPFNSVKKTMGVVVASPSAGGRPRAFLKGASEVVLRRCSNVVVDRHGSIVALTEKNYMKQVAGAIDKFACEALRTLCLAYQDVGGENEVPNDGYTLIAVFGIKDPLRPGVREAVRTCHVAGINVRMVTGDNISTAKAIARECGILTADGVAIEGPEFRQMSPDQMRAIIPKIQVMARSLPLDKHTLVTNLRGMFNEVVAVTGDGTNDAPALHEADIGLAMGIAGTEVAKENADVIIMDDNFSTIINVAKWGRSVYINIQKFVQFQLTVNVVALMVNFVSASFTGSAPLTIVQLLWVNLIMDTLGALALATEPPSDDMMRRPPVGRGDNFITRVMWRNIAGQSIFQLVVLGALLARGDSLLQMNGDGELLNTFVFNTFVFCQVFNEVNSREMEKINVLSGIFSSWVFSAVVGATVGFQVILVELLGTFAGTVHLSGRLWLMSVLIGSVGLVIGAVLKCIPVGSGDASSDRRDGYQPIPTGPSAV; encoded by the exons ATGTCTTATCTACGTAAAAAGTCCATGGATTTTCTCAAGACGTTCGACATGCCGCCGAAAAACCCGTCGGAGGACGCGCAGCGCCGGTGGCGGGAGGCCGTCGGCACGCTCGTCAAGAACCGGCGGCGCCGCTTCCGCATGGTCCCCGACCTCGACAAGCGATCCCAGGCTGAGACGCAGCGCCGCAACATTCAG GAAAAGCTTCGTGTTGCGCTGTACGTGCAGAAGGCCGCTCTGCAGTTCATCGATG CCGCCCGCAGGGTGGAGCACCCGCTGCCGGAGCTGGCGCGGCAGAGCGGCTTCTCCATCAGCGCCGAGGAGCTGGCCTCGTTGGTGCGCGGCCACGACACCAAGAGCCTGCGCCTCCACAAGGGCGTCGAGGGCCTGGCGCGCAAGGTGAAcgtctccctcgccgacggcgtccGGTCCGACGACGTGGGCGTCCGCCGCGAGGTCTACGGCCCCAACCACTACCCCGAGAAGCCGGCCCGCACGTTCTGGATGTACCTCTGGGACGCTAGCCAGGACACGACGCTCATGCTGCTCGCGTTCTGCGCCGTCGTCTCCGTCGTCATCGGCATCGCCACCGAGGGGTGGCCGGGCGGCATGTACGACGGCCTCGGCATCATGCTCACCATCTCCCTCGTCGTCACCATCACCGCCGCCAGCGACTACAAGCAGTCCCTGCAGTTCCGGGACCTCGACCGGGAGAAGAAGAAGATCGAGATCCAGGTCACGCGCGACGGCTTCCGGCAGAAGGTCTCCATCTACGACATCGTCGTCGGCGACATCGTGCATCTGTCCATCGGCGACCAGGTGCCGGCGGACGGGCTGTTCGTTGATGGGTACTCGTTCATCGTCGACGAGTCGAGCCTGTCCGGCGAGAGCGAGCCGGTGCACGTGTCGGCCACGAACCGGTTCCTGCTGGGCGGGACCAAGGTGCAGGACGGGTCGTCGAGGATGCTGGTGAcggcggttgggatgcggacggagTGGGGGAACCTGATGGAGACGCTGAGCCAGGGAGGCGAGGACGAGACGCCTCTGCAGGTCAAGCTCAACGGCGTCGCCACCATCATCGGCAAGATCGGGCTCGCCTTCGCGGTGCTCACCTTCACTGTGCTCATGGCGAGGTTCCTGCTTGGCAAGGCTGCTTCCCCAGGCGGCCTGGTGACATGGGGGATGGCGGACGCGCTGTCGGTGCTCAACTTCTTCGCCGTCGCAGTCACCATCATCGTGGTCGCCGTGCCGGAGGGCCTGCCGCTCGCGGTCACGCTCAGCCTGGCGTTCGCCATGAAGAAACTCATGCAGGAGCGCGCTCTCGTGCGGCACCTCTCGGCGTGCGAGACCATGGGGTCCGCCAGCTGCATCTGCACCGACAAGACGGGCACGCTCACCACGAACCACATGGTCGTCGAGAAAGTCTGGGCTGCCGGCGGGGCGACCACGGTGAGCACCGCCAAGGGCTTCGAGGAGTTCACCTCGTCGGCGCTGTCGGAGGGGTTCGCCAAGCTTCTTCTGGAGGGCGTCTTCCAGTGCTCCGGCTCCGAGGTCGTGCGCGGCAAGGACGGCAAGACGAGCGTCATGGGCACGCCCACCGAGTCGGCCATCCTCGAGTTCGGGCTCGGGGTGGAGAAGAACACCTGCATCGAGCACACTGCGGCCGCGAAGCTCAAGGTGGAGCCGTTCAACTCGGTGAAGAAGACGATGGGCGTGGTGGTCGCGTCCCCGAGCGCCGGCGGCCGGCCACGCGCGTTCCTCAAGGGCGCGTCGGAGGTCGTGCTCCGCCGGTGCAGCAACGTGGTCGTCGACCGGCACGGCAGCATCGTggccctcacggagaagaactacaTGAAGCAGGTGGCCGGCGCCATCGACAAGTTCGCGTGCGAGGCGCTGCGCACACTGTGCCTGGCGTACCAGGACGTCGGCGGCGAGAACGAGGTTCCCAACGACGGGTACACGCTGATCGCCGTGTTCGGCATCAAGGACCCGCTCCGGCCGGGCGTGAGGGAGGCCGTGAGGACCTGCCACGTCGCGGGGATCAACGTCCGCATGGTCACCGGCGACAACATCAGCACGGCCAAGGCCATCGCGCGGGAGTGCGGCATCCTCACCGCGGACGGCGTCGCCATCGAGGGCCCCGAGTTCCGGCAGATGAGCCCCGACCAGATGAGGGCGATCATACCAAAAATCCAG GTGATGGCGCGGTCGCTGCCGCTGGACAAGCACACGCTGGTGACCAACCTGAGGGGCATGTTCAACGAGGTGGTGGCCGTCACCGGCGACGGCACCAACGACGCGCCGGCGCTGCACGAGGCTGACATTGGCCTCGCCATGGGCATCGCCGGAACAGAG GTTGCAAAGGAGAACGCCGACGTGATCATCATGGACGACAACTTCTCCACGATCATCAACGTGGCCAAATGGGGCCGCTCCGTGTACATCAACATCCAGAAGTTCGTGCAGTTCCAGCTCACCGTCAACGTGGTGGCCCTCATGGTCAACTTCGTCTCGGCATCTTTCACAG GGAGCGCGCCGCTGACGATCGTGCAGCTGCTGTGGGTGAACCTGATCATGGACACCCTGGGCGCGCTGGCGCTGGCGACGGAGCCGCCGAGCGACGACATGATGCGGAGGCCGCCGGTGGGCCGGGGCGACAACTTCATCACCAGGGTCATGTGGAGGAACATCGCCGGCCAGAGCATCTTCCAGCTCGTCGTGCTCGGCGCCCTCCTCGCCAGAGGGGACAGCCTCCTGCAGATGAACGGCGACGGAGAGCTGCTCAACACCTTCGTCTTCAACACCTTTGTCTTCTGCCAG GTCTTCAACGAGGTGAACAGCCGGGAGATGGAGAAGATCAACGTCTTGAGCGGCATATTCAGCAGCTGGGTCTTCTCCGCGGTGGTCGGCGCCACCGTCGGGTTCCAGGTGATCCTCGTGGAGCTGCTGGGGACGTTCGCCGGCACGGTGCACCTCAGCGGGAGGCTGTGGCTCATGAGCGTGCTCATCGGCTCGGTCGGCCTGGTCATCGGCGCCGTCCTCAAGTGCATCCCCGTCGGCTCCGGCGACGCCTCCTCGGATCGCCGCGACGGATACCAGCCCATCCCCACCGGCCCGAGCGCCGTATGA